The nucleotide sequence GCGTGTCCGAGCGGAAGCCGACCAGCGCCCGCAAGGGGGCGAACAGCAGCGGCAGCGATAGCATCACCGCGACGATCCAGGCCGGCACCGCAAGCTCGACGATCATCACCCGGTTGAGCGTGCCGATCAGCAGCACGGCGGCCATGCCGACCGTGACCTGGAACAGCGCGAGCCGCATCAGGCGCCCGAGCGGCAGCTCCTTCGTCGCCGCATCGGCGAAGGGAAGGATCGCCGGGCCGAGGCGGAGCAGCGCTTGGGTGATGGCGAGGCCGGATCTCATCGAGCGCCCCCGCTCTCGATCGCGCGAGACGCATTCTTGCGCAGCTCGATCGCGTTCGAGAGGTAGAACCCGCTGTTGACCCGGTGCGTCCGCTCCACAGCGAAGTGTGCCAGCGCCCGCTCCCCGGCGATGCGCCGCCGCAGGCCGCCCTCGGTGATCGGCACGATGGCGGGCGCCCGGTCGGCCTTCGGGAACAGCTTGCCGGCCGCGTGCATCAGCGTCAGCAGCACTGTCCGCGGGGCGACCGTGAAGAGCAGGCTGCCGTCGGTGCGCAGCGCGAGTTCGGCGAGCGCCCGGACGATGTCCGGCGCCTGATAATGGATCAGCGAATCCATCGCGACGACGTGGTCGAAGCGGCCGAGCCAGGGGTCGAGCATGTCGCCGACCCGGAACTCGACGGAGCCGGGGCCGGGGATCGCGGGCAGACGCTCGCGGGCGAGCCCGATCAGTGTCGGCGAGACGTCGATTGCGGTCACTTCCGCACCCCGGCGCGCGGCCTCGACCGCGAGCGCCCCGGTGCCGCAGCCGGCATCGAGCAGCCGCAGACCGGTCAGATCCGCGGGCAGCCAGCCGAGCAGGTTGGCGCGCATGGTGTCGCGCCCGGCCCGCACCGTGGCGCGGATCTTCGAGACCGGCGCATCGGAGGTGAGGCGCGACCATGCCTCGACCGCAGTGCGGTCGAAGTAGGTCTCCAACTGGGAGCGGCGGGTGAGGTAGGGCGTGCTCATCAGTCGAATCCGAGAAATTCGAACAGGTCGCGGTCCTTCATCGGCGCGGCCTCGCAGGGATCGGCGCCGGCCCAGAGCGTCTCGGCGAGCCGCATGTACTCGTCGGTGACGGCCTTCAGCTCCGGCGACGGATCCATCTCGAACAAGGTCGATTTCTTCAGGCGCGAGCGGCGCACCACGTCGAGGTCGGGGAAATGCGCGAGACGGCGCAGGCCCACCGCCGCGTTGAAGCGGTCGATCTCGTCGGTCCCCGCCGAGCGGTTGGCGATGACGCCGCCGAGGCGCACGCCGTAGTTCTTCGACTTGGAGTGGATCGCCGCGACGATCCGGTTCATCGCGAAGATCGAGTCGAAGTCGTTGGCGGTGACGATCAACGCTCGGTCGGCGTGCTGGAGCGGCGAGGCGAAGCCGCCGCAGACCACGTCGCCGAGGACGTCGAACACGACGACGTCGGTATCCTCCAGAAGGTGGTGCTCCTTGAGGAGCTTCACCGTCTGCCCGACGACGTAGCCGCCGCAGCCGGTGCCGGCCGGCGGGCCGCCGGCCTCGACGCATTTCACGCCGCTGTAGCCCTCGACCACGAAGTCTTCCGGCCGCAACTCCTCGGAGTGGAAGTTCACCGATTCGAGCGCGTCGATCACGGTCGGCGCGAGGCGCTTCGTCAGAGTGAAGGTCGAGTCGTGCTTCGGATCGCAGCCGATCTGCAGCACGCGCTTGCCGAGCTTCGAGAAGGCCACCGACAGGTTGGAGGAGGTCGTCGACTTGCCGATCCCGCCCTTGCCGTAGACCGCGAACACCTTGGCCGTCTCGATGCGGTCATCCGGATCGAGCGCGACCTGAAGGCTGCCTTCCTCGCGACGGATCGGGACCGGATTGCGGATGGCGATGTTCATGCCGCGACT is from Methylorubrum sp. B1-46 and encodes:
- the bchM gene encoding magnesium protoporphyrin IX methyltransferase, coding for MSTPYLTRRSQLETYFDRTAVEAWSRLTSDAPVSKIRATVRAGRDTMRANLLGWLPADLTGLRLLDAGCGTGALAVEAARRGAEVTAIDVSPTLIGLARERLPAIPGPGSVEFRVGDMLDPWLGRFDHVVAMDSLIHYQAPDIVRALAELALRTDGSLLFTVAPRTVLLTLMHAAGKLFPKADRAPAIVPITEGGLRRRIAGERALAHFAVERTHRVNSGFYLSNAIELRKNASRAIESGGAR
- the bchL gene encoding ferredoxin:protochlorophyllide reductase (ATP-dependent) iron-sulfur ATP-binding protein, with translation MNIAIRNPVPIRREEGSLQVALDPDDRIETAKVFAVYGKGGIGKSTTSSNLSVAFSKLGKRVLQIGCDPKHDSTFTLTKRLAPTVIDALESVNFHSEELRPEDFVVEGYSGVKCVEAGGPPAGTGCGGYVVGQTVKLLKEHHLLEDTDVVVFDVLGDVVCGGFASPLQHADRALIVTANDFDSIFAMNRIVAAIHSKSKNYGVRLGGVIANRSAGTDEIDRFNAAVGLRRLAHFPDLDVVRRSRLKKSTLFEMDPSPELKAVTDEYMRLAETLWAGADPCEAAPMKDRDLFEFLGFD